The following are encoded together in the uncultured Sphaerochaeta sp. genome:
- a CDS encoding ABC transporter ATP-binding protein, producing the protein MKGVEVTAQRVSRSYGDFKALDDVSVQIKRGEFFSLLGPSGCGKTTLLRIIAGFDYPDSGSVAFDNKDILPLPPEKRQANTVFQTYALFPHLTVYENIAFPLRLRRTDKATVEQKVMEYVKLVQLEEHIYKKPSMLSGGQKQRVAIARALINEPAVLLLDEPLSALDAKLRQNLLVELDLIHDKVGITFIYVTHDQSEALSVSDRIAVMNKGKVLQIGTPYEIYEAPATRFVASFIGESNIFPCTVRSCEPQGEEYLLRVEVPQLQGEVYVTDSEAQEVGSLLDFTVRPEKIRISPNPPRSNSTTMNTFKGIVEEPIYSGFQSKFFVKLEKEPDTLVKVFKQHTVFLEEGPEIQWKDTVYVSWSANDGYLVKDTEQ; encoded by the coding sequence TTGAAAGGTGTTGAAGTAACTGCTCAACGGGTATCCCGTTCCTATGGTGATTTCAAGGCTCTTGATGATGTAAGCGTACAAATCAAGAGGGGAGAATTCTTCTCGCTGTTGGGTCCTTCTGGTTGTGGCAAGACCACACTGCTGAGGATTATCGCTGGATTCGATTATCCGGACTCGGGAAGCGTTGCCTTCGACAACAAGGACATCCTCCCCCTCCCCCCTGAGAAACGTCAGGCAAATACCGTCTTCCAGACCTATGCATTGTTCCCTCATCTCACAGTCTACGAGAATATCGCTTTCCCGTTGCGACTTCGTCGTACCGATAAGGCAACCGTGGAACAGAAAGTCATGGAATATGTAAAACTAGTACAACTGGAAGAACATATTTACAAGAAACCTTCCATGCTCAGTGGAGGGCAAAAACAACGAGTAGCCATTGCACGTGCCCTGATCAATGAACCAGCGGTACTCCTGCTTGATGAACCACTCTCTGCCCTCGATGCAAAACTGAGACAGAACCTGTTGGTGGAACTCGACCTCATCCATGACAAAGTCGGCATAACATTTATTTATGTAACTCATGACCAGAGTGAAGCTCTTTCAGTTTCCGATCGTATTGCAGTCATGAATAAGGGCAAGGTACTGCAGATAGGGACGCCTTATGAAATCTATGAAGCTCCAGCAACCAGATTTGTTGCCAGCTTCATCGGGGAGTCCAATATATTCCCCTGTACTGTACGCTCCTGTGAACCACAAGGAGAAGAATACCTCCTACGCGTTGAGGTACCTCAGCTGCAAGGTGAAGTGTATGTGACTGATTCCGAAGCCCAGGAAGTTGGCTCTTTGCTCGACTTTACCGTCCGTCCAGAGAAAATCAGGATTTCGCCCAATCCTCCACGAAGCAACAGTACAACCATGAACACCTTCAAGGGAATAGTGGAAGAACCCATCTATTCAGGATTCCAATCGAAATTCTTTGTCAAATTGGAAAAGGAACCTGACACACTGGTGAAAGTATTCAAGCAACATACAGTATTCTTGGAAGAAGGTCCTGAGATCCAGTGGAAGGATACGGTCTATGTAAGCTGGAGTGCAAACGACGGCTACCTAGTAAAGGACACGGAGCAATGA
- a CDS encoding site-specific integrase, translated as MLYAFRTVLREAEREGIIPYNCLSIVESLAVQPKTRDVFSQAELKKLFPSDLEALTKIWREEEYAYFFFILATTGMRRGEARALKWKHVIEDKKRNGLLIEESIKNDDSTGSTKTGKSRVVVLSQRAEEILEYWKASTPFNDPEDLIFYGRNGSRPIMGKTLQNRFQKALEEAKIKSEGRNLVIHSFRHTYNTLLRNVLPLEILQETTGHSSESMTERYNHPSLKDSYSRVLEHEDAFDGLF; from the coding sequence ATTCTCTATGCCTTTCGAACTGTTCTCAGAGAAGCGGAGCGAGAAGGTATTATTCCCTACAACTGTCTTTCCATTGTTGAGTCTCTAGCGGTTCAGCCAAAGACTAGAGATGTATTTTCCCAAGCAGAGCTGAAGAAGCTGTTCCCGAGCGACCTCGAAGCGCTGACGAAGATTTGGAGGGAAGAAGAGTATGCATATTTCTTTTTTATCCTGGCAACAACAGGGATGAGAAGAGGTGAAGCCAGAGCTTTGAAATGGAAACATGTCATCGAGGACAAGAAGCGAAATGGTTTATTGATTGAAGAATCCATCAAGAACGATGATTCCACTGGGAGCACCAAGACAGGAAAAAGCAGAGTTGTGGTATTGAGCCAGAGAGCAGAGGAGATTCTGGAATATTGGAAAGCGAGTACGCCTTTCAATGATCCAGAGGATTTGATTTTCTATGGTAGGAATGGCAGCAGGCCAATCATGGGAAAGACGCTGCAGAACAGATTCCAGAAAGCCTTGGAGGAAGCAAAAATAAAGAGTGAAGGTAGGAATTTGGTAATTCATAGTTTTCGACATACCTACAATACCCTTTTGAGGAATGTTCTTCCCTTGGAGATTCTACAGGAGACAACTGGTCATAGTTCAGAGAGCATGACAGAGAGATATAACCACCCTTCTTTGAAGGATAGTTATAGCAGAGTCCTTGAACACGAGGATGCATTTGATGGGCTTTTCTGA